DNA from Felis catus isolate Fca126 chromosome B3, F.catus_Fca126_mat1.0, whole genome shotgun sequence:
agagagagagagtgagtgtgtgtgggagaggggcagagagagagaatcccaagcagctttgcactgacagtgcagagctcaatgtgtggttcaaattcaccaactgtgTGACCACaacctgcaccaaaatcaagattcggatgcttaactgactgatcatatggttcttagtcccatgatcatatggttcttagcctttcttttattaatctggtgtatcatgttgattgatttgtgaacattGAACCACGCTTGcaatccaggaataaattccattttaatattctacttatgtcaatggacagatcatctaaacagaaaataaacaaggaaacaatagctttgaatgacatattggaccagatggacggacttagcagatatattcaaaatatttcatcctaaaacagcagaatacattctCTCTTCAAGTCCACATGGAGTATTCCCTGGAATAGATCACACATTATGTCACCAAACAGGTCTCAACAAATATAGAAAGATTGAAGTCATAACATgcaacttttctgaccacaatgctatggaactagaaataaaccaccagaaaaaaatttggaaaaaatcacatatatatgGTAGTTAAAGAAAATCCTAttaagaatgaatgggtcaaccaggaaatcagagaagaaataaaaaaaacacacggaaacaaatgaaaatgaaaacacaatggtccaaaacctttgggacgcagcaaaagcAGTCTTAGTACATCCaggtaggtctgtattgctacatagaagcaagaaaaatctcaaataaacaatctaaactTAAACCTAAAGGATCAAGATaatgaacaacaaatgaagcctaaagccagagaaagaaggaaataataaagattagagcagagaaaaatggtatagaaactaaaaaaaaaaaaaaaaaaaaaaaaaaaaaaaaaaaaaaaatagaacaggggtgcctgggtggctcagtcggttaagcgtctgacttcggctggggtaatgatctcatggttcgtgagtttgagccccacgttgggctctgtgctgacagctcagagcctggagcctgctttggactctgtgtcttcctctctcttggcctctcccccgtgcgcactctatctctctttcaaaaataaataaacatttaaaaaattaaaaaaaaatagaacagattgaTGAtaccaggagctagttctttgaaagaattaataagatagacaaacctctagccagacttatcaaaaagaaaagagaagggacccaaataaaatcagaaatgagagaagacaaataacaaccaacaccaaagaaacaaattttaaacaacaaaatatgcTTGAGTAACATATCTATaatatgttatgttatatataaatatataaaaatatataatacacaaaCCAATTATATAATCTATAATGTACAGAAGACTACTTTAGCAGTTCtccttttcattcctgatattatttatttatagtttttcttttttttcttaattagattTGCTTATAgtttgtcctttgttttattgttttccaaagagcTAGGTTTTAGGTTGTTTgaacttaaaaactttttcatattttactgtttgcttaaaaatttttttctttcttctccttttggtttatttagttattctttTTCAGGTCCATGAGTTGACtgcatagttatttattttaaactatttttcattttttattttacataaatgcaCCTGTGGGGTTTTATGGTAGCcattcttttattgttgtttagtTCTAGATATTTTGTCATTTCCACTGTGATTGCCTTTTTACTCATGAATTTTTTAGGGAGCATTTTTTAGTTCTCAAAAgcatatagaatttttaaaaaattattatttttattgaattctaaTTTGATGTCATTGAGTTCAAGAAACACAGACTGATTTATagccttttaaatttgttgaaactTTCTTTCAGACATATTACTTGGTCAATTTTTGCAAATATTCTAGATATACcccagaataaaatattttctctttttatttagtgtactatttagattttttaaaatttattgagctttttattttgatgactattatatttttttatataatgactgttatattttttattttaatgacttatatttttaatttctatgatttccatctatttttgtttcatagTTTGGGGTCATTTTTTATAATCTATGATTCTGTCATATATCTCTTCATGTAGCCTAAGAATATTTAAAGTCTCTATAATACTATGCTCCAAATTAATCTGAAATGAATCCATATTCTGATTGTGGACTTTGAAttttttctgaacatttctttacatgtttggaATTCCTGTTTGCAggcacaaaatttttttttgttgtctcttgtttctttctctccctttatgCTCATACCACCCAATGGGTTTGGGTTTCCTTTCTTTAGCCAAGTTCCCCAGTCCAGACTCAGGTCTCATAAATATGATATTTCAGATTTCTTGTTCTGCTATGTTGTCAGGGAATGTTACAGAGCCAGTTAATGAACGAATGGGCTGCTCAGTTGAGCAAGGGTGTGTTTGTGTCCTTTTACCTCTTCGAGTGTATGGTTCCAAGTAAGCTGTAGCCCCACTCAGTCCTTGGCAGCTTTCCATGAGTGCCTAGTTTGAGCTAGAGTCATGAACCTACCTCTAGTCCATGTCTTGAGAAGCACTTTAACTCTTTTCACCCTACAGGAGTTGTCTTACTGTTTACTTCCATATTACTTTTGGACTCAGAGCTCATTAAATCTATGGCTTAACTCAAATTACGGCCTTGTGTTTTGGTCAtttttctgctctgtgaaaaTGCTTGTCTTGTTTTGACCTGGCTATACTTCTCAATctatctttctccctccctccctgcccaccttctccctcactctccctctccttctccctctgcttcatCTATCAGGCAATGTATTTGGAGCAGAGGGAAGGTATGGAAGGGTGATTTACTGAGCTATCTTATTGGAAATCCACTTAAGCTTTTTAAGGAATTTTCTACaagcaaagacagagaaagaagaaagtagagCATTCAGCTTCTAAAGGAGCAATGAAAGgttgtctgtatttttttaagtttatttatttattttgagacagagagagtaagtggggtagcggaagagagagagggagagagaatcccaaagcagtctctgcaccatcacgcagagcctgatgcagggctggaactcacaaaccatgagatcataacctgagccaaaatcaagagtcagatgcttaattgactgagccacccaggcgctgcagGTTGCCTGTTTCTTATGAGTATTCTCTGCTAGCAAAGTGGAAAACTTAGTTATAATGACTATCCATTATCTCCTAATAGTCAGGGCTTTTACAgttactttcttttgttttcttttttaattttttaatgtttatttaattttgagagagagagagagagagagagagagagagagagagagagagagacagtgtgagcggggaaggggcagagagagagggagacacaaaatctgaagcaggctccaggctctgagctgtctgcacagagccccatgcagggctcaaacccacgaaccgtgagatcatgacctgagccaaagtcagatgcttaaccaactgagccagccaggtgcccctttatggTTACTTTCTTATGATCTAACATCTTCCACTCTCACTCAGACCTACTTCCTTCTTCTTACCCCACTTAAAACTTCCGTTTCCTGAAGAGTCATCAGTACTTAGCTCACTGTCAGTTTAGTCTTACAATTAAAGTAGTAAAActgaattataaataaagcttatCAATTCAATGAATCCTTCATTCATCAATGTGTGGGGTATGCTTAGTGTGTGAGGGGCGTGGGAAGATGAGGAGCTGGACTTCAATACACGTGTGTTCTTACAACCAGACAAAGTCTCAGGAATAGCCTGAGGAGCCTCTGAAATGAGGCCCCCTGTGGTAAGGAGGCACCAGTCATTCTGCCATAACTAAGGCCACCTGTTAGGAAGAGGAGCCAACATGGAGAGTTTTCTAAGGTAGGGTCAAAAtgaagtgtgtgtatatatgcgtctgtgtctgtgtgtgtgtctgtgtgtgtatatgggtgTCTGTATGGATGGGTGCACATAAGCACATGCTGCTAAACTCCTATCCTTAGGAATAAAAGCTAAGGTATTAACCTAATGGGCTTTCAGTTACTATCTGGGAATGTTAGGGCATTTCTAATCAGGGACCAGGATTATAAAACCTACAtaaattatggggtgcctgggtggctcagtcggttgagtggccgactttggctcaggtcatgatcgcacagcttgtgagttcgagccccgcgttgggctctgtgctgacagctcagagcctggaacttgctttggattctgtgtctctctctctctctgcccctaacccacttgcattctgtctctgtctctctcataaataagtaaataaaaacatttaaaaaaacactacatGAATTGTAAGAACCactcaaataaaattatcttaaaaaggcaaaaaaaaaaaaacccaaaaaaccctaCATAATTGCTCCATGctgttatgtttgttttctacAGAAGTTACCAGTAAATCTTTAAATTAAACCAAAAGGACCCAAAAGCTTATCTTTAAGAGCAGAAAGGGGTTCAAGCTGGGCACTATAGTCCATTCCACTGCCAGGTTGGGGGAGAAGTATGCACCTCAACCAGTAGAGTAGTAGTGGCAGCTACtaaaggaataaagaacaaaatgaatgtCAGGGACTTTCTGCATGGAATGAGGTCTGGGTTTGAAAGGGATCTTTAGCCATTGAAAGACCTATGTGATTGCCTTACTTAGTTTTATAGGGTAAAACCTTTTAACTTGGTCCACATCTATATACTTAGGCTGAAGAAAGCCCTTTAGCCTCATTTggctcattaaaacaaaactgagTAACAGGAATCAAAAGAGTCACAGGCCTATCAAAAATCTGATGGAGTCTGTGGCTCTTTTCACAGAAAAGGGCATCCACAAATTTTGTGCACAGTTTCAGAAGCTTGTGGAGGCCTGGTTAAGATATCTCTCAGCCTAGGGAGAAGCAGTGGGTTCACATAATAGACTGTAAAGGTTTCAAATGACCAGTCCTCATAGGAAATTGGACCTCATGGATTCCCCAgaacccacctcccaccccagcaccTTTCAGTACCTATGGATGATAAGTATTATGTCTACTGATGTTTATTCCATTGCTGGCAATGATCTGCAATTCAGATTCAACAGTATAGGCCacatataataaagaaaagaaattttcaagCAGAATTAGATGATATCTTTCTCTAGATGACATCTTCCTCTAGATGACATCTTTCTCTATGGGTCATTCTGCTCTGTAAGATCCCTGATGCCCAAAGACATCTCTAATCCACACACTGCACCTACTGCtagtttctttcatttgtgattctaACCACAGATGTTTTATCTTAGAAATtttttcttggggagcctggatggctcagttggctaagtgcctgactttggctcaggtcatgatctcacagttagtgattgcgagccctgcatcaggctccatgttgatggcgcggagcctgcttgggattgtctctctgcccctctcattctctctctctcaaaaataaataaacttaaaaaattttttttcttaagtggattttttttattttctttacatttctataatacatattttggatCCAGTGCACACAAAAGATAGCTTTACTGCTATCTCCTTCAATAGCATGGACATGACATTAGGAGAGTTTCCTAGAATCTACACAATCATTTCCAACTCAGCCTCTCTTCCGTTTTTAAAACAAGCAGTAGTTGGGTTTTCCTATCACCATCACGGTTCTGCTTCAGgggctgttttctcttcctcagttGGAGCTTCCATATCAGACCTTAACCCTTCATCTTCAGCAGGTAATTCTTTGGTCACTGGACCAACCCCCAGCCTTGACTTCTCCGTGGGACTCGCAGTGACATTTTGATCAAGGGGAGGAAATCTGAAAGTTATATAGTTGAGGAGGGACATGATCCCTAAAGGAGGAGAAGAATTTGAGGTGAGTTTCAGTAGACAGATGGTCTTTTGGCTTTCAAAATTCTTAGTGATGCTTTAGAAGAGGTTCTAAAGACCTCTTCTTAGTGAAGCCAACCCTTCTCTCCCCCAGCACAGTTACTTTACCCTCCTGTGCTCCCATTGCATTATCTCACATGGTGAAGACAAAGCTTGAACCTCCTAGATTCAAATGATAGTTCCACAACtttctgtgtgatcttaggcaagtcagTCAACCTGTGCCTGCCTCAGTTAATGGTAGAACAGGTTACTAAATCCAGGTTTCCAGACTTCAAAATCCATACTTTCTTTGCCATACCACTCTGCCTCTCCATGTATAAATGTTCCAGATAGGAACAgtcatttcttctatttctcctaAATTCTACCTTGCCTTCAAGAAGTGGTTTCTTCTTCTATCCTTCTAGCATAAGACAGGGGACTGACTCACCAGAAAACGTGAATAAGAAGTCACTCCACCAATTAATATGATAGGCCCATAGGAGATCTGGCTCCAAGGCATCCTTAGTATGCCTGTAAACCTGTGCCAGAAACAGGATAAGGCAGAGGAGCAAGGAGATGGCTAGGACCAAAAGAAAAGATGTCACAACCCATCAGTGTCTTCAGTCTTCCTTGaccacgcaccccccccccaagtcttCTTCTACCTCCACGCCATATGCACAGCAAGATTAAAATTTAGGCTTGACCAatatgggaaagagaaaggggcctctcccttccccctggtATAAGTCAGTTAAAGTGTGTTTTATGCAGTAAGACAGGGCCGGAAGCTGGCAACTTGATGTGATactgaagaagaggaaagggacaagaaaaagagaataaaagccCCACAGAGAAACTTGATTCATTTGACAGTTTTACCCTGGCATTTCCCTGCCAGTCTAGGTCTGTACCTGAGATGAAGCTCAGTATGGATACCTTCAGATCGAAGTTGGTGGTCGTACTTCCTCTTCTAGGCAGGTAAGAGCTGATGAGCCAGCCAAGGGCAACGAGTATGGAAAAGATAGAGATGAGGAAGAAAGTCCTGGAATATTGAAGGTAATCTGCCaaggagaatgagaaaggaaaggcTTGGGTAGTCCAGCAGGGGGCCAGCAGGGTCTGGGTAGTCCAGTAGGGTTTTCTTAAGAAAACCAGATAGAGTCTTAGAAAAGGGCGTGAGGACTAGGGAGGATGAAACAGAGCTTACTATGTGGCGTCCAGGGCATAAATAAGGATCTTATTtcccagcttttctttttaatttttcaagtgtatttatttatttttgagagagagacagagagaaagagagagcacatgcatgggaagggcagagagagagagaatcccaagcaggctctgagctatcagcgctgagtcccacatggggctagaactgtgagatcatgacccgagctgaaatgaagagtcagacacttaactgactgagccacccaggttcccgtTTCCCAGCTTTTCATTGATACTTGGAATTTATTTACTGTGAAGGCAAAGCCTtcattataaaactaaacatacaaatAGTTCTGGGTGCGTTAACACATTAACCTAGATGTAAACTAGCTTATAGGAGACATGACTCTAACATCACAACAcagattaaaacattttcttgttcctaattctaattctaaaagtaatacatgggggcatctgggtgggtcagtgggttaagcatacgacttcggctcaggtcatgatctcacagtttgtgggttcgagccctgcctggggctctgtgctaacagctcagagcctggagcctgcttcagattctgtgtctcccactctctctgcccctcccctgcttgtgctctgtctctcaaaaataaataaacattaaaaattttttttaaataaataaaagtaatacatgttcaatataaggaagaaaatcagCCACAAGCCCATTACCTACAGGCAGCTACTACTGCTagcattttatgttatttctttcCGGTATTTTTCTACTCTCTGTACTGAGTGGATATGATACTGCATATCAAGTGAATTTTTTCTTAAGATTATATGGTAAGATTATCCTCCAAATCACCTGTTGTaaacatcattttcatttttttttaatttttaaaaatgtttatttatttatttttgagagagagagcaaggctcaagcccacgaaccatgagatcaagacctgagctgaaatcgagagctggttacttaactgaggcacccaggcacccctgtatacatcatttttaatggctaccAAGGAGCTTatcatattaacatattttacttAATGACTTAACTGTTTTTGGACAGGtagtttgtttctatttgttttttctcttccaagtAGATCTGGCTTGTACAGGCCTTATCTTGCATTTGACCACAAAAACGACATCCCATTTACTTGAACTCCTCTCTTGTAAGATTTCAAGCCTGAATTTTCTGGATTGTAGGAATTTCAATccctaaaaatatctttcttttttttttctttcctgagagtCCCTCAAGGTCCTGCGTCACATTTGCTCAGGGACAGGCCTGCTAACATCCTTTTGTTCCAAAGCCCTTACGTGCCATAACGCCACTTCTCTCATCTCCTGGCTCAAGATCTCTGCTCTCTGCAGATTGGATGTTGGTAAGAGAGAAGGGGCATGCTAAACATTACTTTTTCCTAACATCTCCCTAATATCAAGCAGATCCTTCCCTTAACTCCCACAGCAATGTTTTAGGATACATgcacctgatgtttatagcagcgttacctacaatagccaaattatgaaaaccGCCCAAGTGTCAAGTATCTATCggttgatgaatgaataaagaagatgtggtatgtatgtatgcatacacacacacacacacacacacacacacacacacacacacagagcagaatattacttagccataaaaaggaatgaaatcttgccatttgcaatgacatggatggagctagagagtattatgttaagtgaaattagtcagagaaagaaaaataccatacgatttcactcacatgtggaatttaagagacaaaacaaacaagaaaagagaagcaaagaggcAAAcgaagaaatagactcttaactatggagaataaatggatggttaccagagaggaggtagttgggggatggattaaataggtgacggggattaaggagtgctcttgttgtgatgaacaccgggtgatgtatggaagtgacgaatcactagattgtacacctgaaactaatattatgctgtattttaactaactggaatttaaataaaaacttgaaaaaaaaagaaatagaggataACACACAATTGCGAGTAAATATAGTTCTTCTGAGATACTGCAGACCCTGCAATGTCTTCAGTATCCTTTAGGGGGTGCCTCCTTGTCtagcttttctcctttcttaagcCAGATGGGCTCTACCACTAAAAGTTCTCTCAGAACTCTCTTAAGTTTTACTTCGTTCTCTAGAACTCACCACTTACATCATCAATAATAGGAAAGTCCATGAAAAGAAACCACACCCCTACCCACAGAGGTGAGTTGTTCTGTGGCCCAAACAAATTAGCCACATTAAAACATGATGTCCCCAAAGCAACACATTTCCTGAAACCTGGGTTTCAGAACTAGCAGGATACGTAGCCAGTAAGAACCATCAGCCTACATTGAGCTTCATGAAGCCCAGTGTGATAGGCATCGTTCATGGTATTTAGCCCACTGCCCCCAACTAGACCTAGCAGCCCTTGCCTATAGTCCCCTGACTATAGCTAATTGGACCAAGGAATGGGCTCTGACCCATATTGGACTAATTTGATTCTTATGCTTGGAAATTTGGATTTGAGACTGATTCATGTTAATTTCCTCTTTTGCTTGTTTGAGCCAAGAAGATACAAAGCTAGACTGGGATCTCACTTTTTAGGATTTGCACACTAACAAGAGAAACTGAGCTGTAGTGATAAAACAAAGTGTAAACTAAGATGAGTGACAATGCAGCTCTAGAGAGACTGAGTGACTGGCAGGCTTGATTTTCTTCATCAGAGACCCCGGTCTTGTCTGGAATTTCCTAAGGTACAGCAAACTTCCTGCCTTTGGGAGTCTATGAGATTCTTCTGAATAAATAAGTTCACTCTATAGCTTATACTAGTTCAAATGAAATCTGatcattaaaacacaaaagtgcACTAAGATATTCGGTGTAAGTTCTGTCTAAGATATGTTACAGCCCAGCCTTTCCTCCACCATGAGAGGAAGAATTGACTTCATGTTTTTCTTACAATCTTCTCCATTTTGGCTCCTTATCTCCTGAAACCACATGAACAAGATCACTCACAACTCCAAAGGAACAACTGAAGATTTGCAGCATAGAATAATCTCACCCCAAAAGGAAGCAAGTCTACTAGTAATAATTATATACAACTAATTATCTGACCAAACTAAACACTTAACTCCATAGTATAAAATGGCTGCACATTTGGTTAACTTCAtagtttttttcctaattcattgaacaaaacaaaacaaacatcctAAAGCTGAATTCAAGTCTCCATCTCCTATAAAACCAAAAGCTATTTCAGCTTTTAAACATCAGTTTTTACAGTAGCTTACTTGTCAAAGT
Protein-coding regions in this window:
- the LOC123378904 gene encoding transmembrane protein 202-like isoform X3 → MTKFCLRKSFTKEVTFQLAPKARVCQPGKGSMGKAQRSGKRWHQAIIEAVCAPSRKSGRVKPLPWELCSAATPLNRVYYLQYSRTFFLISIFSILVALGWLISSYLPRRGSTTTNFDLKVSILSFISAISLLLCLILFLAQVYRHTKDALEPDLLWAYHINWWSDFLFTFSGIMSLLNYITFRFPPLDQNVTASPTEKSRLGVGPVTKELPAEDEGLRSDMEAPTEEEKTAPEAEP
- the LOC123378904 gene encoding transmembrane protein 202-like isoform X1; this translates as MWEVLRQIPWQLQSELAAKMESREQMALTFYNPKVPKIKGNRHYQRPTLPVNKYPNASMPPQRRQQHVNQAHIYIRTFCGSLCGFGFLMVICMSPLNWVRFLVTKNGFELYAGLWITCNYELCWSHTPKPPYYLQYSRTFFLISIFSILVALGWLISSYLPRRGSTTTNFDLKVSILSFISAISLLLCLILFLAQVYRHTKDALEPDLLWAYHINWWSDFLFTFSGIMSLLNYITFRFPPLDQNVTASPTEKSRLGVGPVTKELPAEDEGLRSDMEAPTEEEKTAPEAEP